Proteins encoded in a region of the Perca fluviatilis chromosome 6, GENO_Pfluv_1.0, whole genome shotgun sequence genome:
- the LOC120561163 gene encoding G-protein coupled receptor-associated protein LMBRD2B-like: MSGAALAVVVVVVFLLALYLLQRYGDLRRQQRMVLLGTLLSWYLCFLIVFILPLDVSTTIYKQCILDNANHPAPVTQARHTNQTESRSSVYPTVSLPKVCEEPWSYIPDGILPVLWRVVYWTSQFLTWLLLPFMQSYARSGSFSRVGKIKTALIENAIYYGTYLLIFISLLVYVAAHPQWQLTWRELQTIGITAANTWGLFLLVLLLGYGLVEIPRSYWLSSSHGYLLAKTYFKAAKMATEKASAEENLADVMEEVAGIHGSVRYNHCLRKCVDTIIAKCPTEYQEEMGRNVESSCGEQNALPTKRSLNKLHKKVISAVQRHSQTQVQWSILLDQAFHLEDVAESQSSPVRHFNHSFPSVRHHSWIYRFIYTPTVEWYWECVLRQGFYRLLAVLLCLLSATVVWSECTFFSTHPVLSLFAVFVQMAEKQHNYICIEMACFVSILFLCVCVYSTVFRIRVFNYYYLVPHHQTDAYSLQFSGMLFCRLTPPLCLNFLGLIHMDSAISHQDRIQTSYTSIMGSMRVLYFISDGFYIYYPMLVLLLCLATFYSLGSRCLNLLGFHQYITDDHLTSDLVDEGRELIRRERRIKQKAEDGENRRWAWRERYGVQEATGRTRGGYTQLKDNQSSPVTEINNSVTPFTRRDEEEEEQRCLLQDNSSYEGSPNRRSTGGRYLSLSPSRTGIFDNV, from the exons ATGAGTGGTGCTGCGCTGGCTGTTGTGGTTGTAGTTGTTTTCCTCTTGGCCCTCTACCTCCTCCAGCGCTATGGAGACTTGCGGAGGCAGCAGCGGATGGTCCTGTTGGGAACGCTGCTGTCCTGGTACCTCTGCTTCCTCATCGTCTTCATCCTGCCACTCGACGTCAGCACG ACCATCTACAAGCAGTGTATTCTTGACAATGCAAACCACCCTGCTCCTGTAACTCAAGCAAGACACACTAATCAGACAGAGAGCAGATCCTCTGTTTATCCAACTGTCAG TCTACCAAAGGTTTGTGAGGAACCATGGAGTTATATCCCAGATGGCATCCTACCAGTGTTGTGGAGAGTTGTATACTGGACATCCCAGTTTCTTACCTG GCTGTTGTTGCCCTTCATGCAGTCTTACGCACGATCAGGATCTTTCTCCAGAGTTGGAAAGATTAAGACAGCTCTCATTGAAAATGCTATCTATTATGGCACCTACCTCCTTATCTTCATCTCTCTGCTCGTGTATGTGGCTGCTCACCCACAGTGGCAACTCACATG GAGAGAGCTCCAGACCATCGGCATTACAGCCGCCAACACTTGGGGCCTCTTCCTTCTGGTGCTGTTGCTAGGCTATGGCCTGGTGGAGATCCCGCGTTCTTATTGGCTCTCATCTTCCCACGGTTACCTGCTGGCCAAGACCTACTTCAAGGCAGCAAAAATGGCTACTGAGAAGGCATCGGCTGAAGAGAACCTAGCAGATGTTATGGAG GAGGTGGCAGGCATCCATGGATCTGTTAGGTACAACCACTGTCTCAGGAAGTGTGTGGACACTATTATTGCAAAG TGTCCCACTGAGTACCAAGAGGAGATGGGAAGAAATGTGGAAAGCTCTTGTGGTGAACAGAATGCCCTTCCCACCAAAAGAAGCCTGAATAAGcttcataaaaaa gTAATCTCTGCAGTGCAGAGGCACAGTCAGACTCAGGTACAGTGGTCCATCTTGTTAGACCAGGCCTTTCATCTAGAAGATGTAGCTGAAAGCCAGAGCAGCCCGGTCCGACACTTCAACCACAGCTTCCCCTCAGTACGCCACCACAGCTGGATCTATCGCTTCATCTACACTCCTACTGTGG agtgGTACTGGGAGTGTGTGTTAAGGCAGGGTTTCTACAGGCTGCTGGCAGTTCTCCTGTGTCTACTCTCAGCAACAGTTGTTTGGTCCGAGTGCACCTTCTTCAGCACACACCCTGTCCTCTCCCTCTTCGCTGTCTTTGTTCAGATggcggaaaaacaacacaactacATTTGTATCGAG ATGGCGTGCTTTGTCAGTATActcttcctgtgtgtctgtgtctactCCACAGTATTCAGGATACGAGTTTTCAACTACTATTACCTAGTGCCCCATCACCAGACTGATGCTTACAGCCTGCAGTTCAGCGGCAT GTTGTTTTGTCGTCTGACCCCTCCTTTATGCCTCAACTTTCTGGGCCTGATTCACATGGACTCTGCCATCTCACACCAGGACCGAATACAGACATCCTACACCTCT ATCATGGGTTCTATGCGTGTGCTATATTTCATATCTGATGGGTTCTACATCTACTATCCCATGCTGGTATTGCTACTTTGCTTAGCCACTTTTTACAG TCTGGGCTCTCGCTGTTTGAACCTCCTCGGCTTTCATCAGTACATCACTGACGATCACTTGACTTCTGACCTGGTGGATGAAGGCAGGGAACTCATCAGAAGAG AAAGAAGAATAAAACAGAAGGCTGAGGATGGAGAAAATCGAAGATGG gCCTGGAGGGAGCGGTATGGAGTCCAGGAGGCAACTGGGCGGACCAGAGGTGGTTACACTCAGCTGAAGGATAACCAGAGCAGCCCTGTCACAGAGATCAACAATAGTG TTACCCCATTCACCagaagagatgaggaggaggaggagcagagatGCTTACTGCAAGATAATTCCAGTTATGAAGGTTCACCAAACAGAAG ATCCACAGGAGGACGTTACCTGTCTCTGTCACCTTCTCGGACAGGCATCTTTGACAATGTTTGA
- the golm1 gene encoding Golgi membrane protein 1 isoform X1 yields MGGLGNGRRGGRSPPLMIGALIACILVLGFNYWVSSSRNLELQTKMYELEGQVRRGAAERGVVELKKNEFQEEILRQKEQISHIESLYKRQLEGSQNTCSQEKGTLQQNISSSTKTIQELKGNLNQLNDDLGKLQKELQSCQGNIKTLNNKLTYDMTHCHSQVLSQKELCDERVAPAKLEVQKKMEKLISPSGVSSQQENAVDGAAKEDGPVTTGVDAVKTATVVSHTPSLSQPKGNYPPELLTNEIIVDKGPHAPVDLSPEKDLSKVESQSVPSAAAVKQDTLLPPEGAVNTQEGEAETSEPLKNNLTEDKDVEVMDAHEEGTQTEGADPGMEGMLIGRVTEDETPLGQKREEPEEYDADEQVVGGLDLEKRQQSKLAENIDKDMEEELADYNGDDENEGEFEADKQAELAQI; encoded by the exons ATGGGTGGGCTGGGAAATGGGCGTCGTGGAGGAAGATCTCCCCCTCTAATGATTGGCGCTCTAATTGCCTGTATTCTGGTTCTGGGCTTCAACTACTGGGTGTCAAGCTCCCGCAACCTGGAGCTACAG aCTAAGATGTATGAGTTGGAGGGCCAGGTGCGACGTGGAGCAGCAGAGCGAGGAGTAGTGGAGCTGAAGAAGAATGAGTTCCAGGAGGAGATCCTGAGACAGAAGGAGCAGATCAGCCACATAGAAAGCCTCTACAAGAGACAGCTCGAAGGATCTCAGAACACCTGCAGCCAAGAGAAG GGGACACTGCAGCAAAACATTTCCTCCAGTACCAAAACCATACAGGAACTCAAAG GTAATTTAAATCAGCTAAATGATGACCTGGGGAAGCTTCAGAAGGAGCTGCAGAGTTGCCAAGGCAACATCAAAACCCTCAACAACAAACTCACTTATGACAT GACCCATTGTCACTCCCAGGTCCTTTCCCAGAAGGAGTTGTGTGATGAGAGAGTGGCGCCCGCTAAACTGGAAGTTCAGAAGAAAATGGAGAAGCTCATCTCTCCTTCAGGTGTCTCCTCACAG CAGGAAAATGCAGTGGATGGAGCAGCAAAAGAGGACGGACCAGTCACGACTGGGGTTGATGCAGTTAAAACAGCAACTGTTGTAAGCCACACACCAAGCCTCTCTCAGCCCAAAGGAAATTATCCACCTGAACTACTGACCAATGAGATCATCGTGGACAAAG GTCCTCATGCCCCAGTGGACCTGTCTCCAGAGAAGGATCTCTCCAAAGTAGAGTCCCAGTCTGTTCCCTCAGCTGCTGCAGTTAAGCAGGACACTTTGCTACCACCAGAGGGAGCTGTCAATACACAGGAGGGTGAGGCAGAGACCAGCGAACCTTTGAAGAATAACCTGACTGAGGATAAAGATGTGGAGGTGATGGATGCTCATGAAGAGGGCACTCAGACAGAAG GGGCAGACCCTGGGATGGAAGGCATGCTGATTGGCCGAGTGACGGAAGATGAGACTCCTCTTGGTCAGAAACGTGAGGAGCCGGAAGAATATGACGCAGACGAGCAAGTCGTGGGTGGACTCGATTTGGAGAAACGGCAGCAGAGTAAACTGGCTGAaaatatag ACAAGGACATGGAGGAGGAGCTGGCTGACTATAATGGAGATGATGAGAACGAAGGCGAGTTTGAAGCCGACAAACAAGCTGAGCTTGCTCAAATCTGA
- the golm1 gene encoding Golgi membrane protein 1 isoform X2 gives MGGLGNGRRGGRSPPLMIGALIACILVLGFNYWVSSSRNLELQTKMYELEGQVRRGAAERGVVELKKNEFQEEILRQKEQISHIESLYKRQLEGSQNTCSQEKGTLQQNISSSTKTIQELKGNLNQLNDDLGKLQKELQSCQGNIKTLNNKLTYDMTHCHSQVLSQKELCDERVAPAKLEVQKKMEKLISPSGVSSQENAVDGAAKEDGPVTTGVDAVKTATVVSHTPSLSQPKGNYPPELLTNEIIVDKGPHAPVDLSPEKDLSKVESQSVPSAAAVKQDTLLPPEGAVNTQEGEAETSEPLKNNLTEDKDVEVMDAHEEGTQTEGADPGMEGMLIGRVTEDETPLGQKREEPEEYDADEQVVGGLDLEKRQQSKLAENIDKDMEEELADYNGDDENEGEFEADKQAELAQI, from the exons ATGGGTGGGCTGGGAAATGGGCGTCGTGGAGGAAGATCTCCCCCTCTAATGATTGGCGCTCTAATTGCCTGTATTCTGGTTCTGGGCTTCAACTACTGGGTGTCAAGCTCCCGCAACCTGGAGCTACAG aCTAAGATGTATGAGTTGGAGGGCCAGGTGCGACGTGGAGCAGCAGAGCGAGGAGTAGTGGAGCTGAAGAAGAATGAGTTCCAGGAGGAGATCCTGAGACAGAAGGAGCAGATCAGCCACATAGAAAGCCTCTACAAGAGACAGCTCGAAGGATCTCAGAACACCTGCAGCCAAGAGAAG GGGACACTGCAGCAAAACATTTCCTCCAGTACCAAAACCATACAGGAACTCAAAG GTAATTTAAATCAGCTAAATGATGACCTGGGGAAGCTTCAGAAGGAGCTGCAGAGTTGCCAAGGCAACATCAAAACCCTCAACAACAAACTCACTTATGACAT GACCCATTGTCACTCCCAGGTCCTTTCCCAGAAGGAGTTGTGTGATGAGAGAGTGGCGCCCGCTAAACTGGAAGTTCAGAAGAAAATGGAGAAGCTCATCTCTCCTTCAGGTGTCTCCTCACAG GAAAATGCAGTGGATGGAGCAGCAAAAGAGGACGGACCAGTCACGACTGGGGTTGATGCAGTTAAAACAGCAACTGTTGTAAGCCACACACCAAGCCTCTCTCAGCCCAAAGGAAATTATCCACCTGAACTACTGACCAATGAGATCATCGTGGACAAAG GTCCTCATGCCCCAGTGGACCTGTCTCCAGAGAAGGATCTCTCCAAAGTAGAGTCCCAGTCTGTTCCCTCAGCTGCTGCAGTTAAGCAGGACACTTTGCTACCACCAGAGGGAGCTGTCAATACACAGGAGGGTGAGGCAGAGACCAGCGAACCTTTGAAGAATAACCTGACTGAGGATAAAGATGTGGAGGTGATGGATGCTCATGAAGAGGGCACTCAGACAGAAG GGGCAGACCCTGGGATGGAAGGCATGCTGATTGGCCGAGTGACGGAAGATGAGACTCCTCTTGGTCAGAAACGTGAGGAGCCGGAAGAATATGACGCAGACGAGCAAGTCGTGGGTGGACTCGATTTGGAGAAACGGCAGCAGAGTAAACTGGCTGAaaatatag ACAAGGACATGGAGGAGGAGCTGGCTGACTATAATGGAGATGATGAGAACGAAGGCGAGTTTGAAGCCGACAAACAAGCTGAGCTTGCTCAAATCTGA
- the naa35 gene encoding N-alpha-acetyltransferase 35, NatC auxiliary subunit yields the protein MVMKSAVEDDDAGWGLGIPEKMKNNANWVNITHEFKGACKELNLGELLHDKLFGLFEAMSAIEMMDPKMDAGMIGNQVNRKVLNFEQAIKEGAIKVKDLSLPELIGIIDTCFCCLITWLEGHSLAQTVFTCLYVHNPDLIEEPALKAFALGILKVCDIAREKVNKAAVFEEEDFQAMTYGFKMANNVTDLRVTGMLKDVEDELQRKVKSTRSRQGEQRDPEVELEHQQFLALFNRIKFTRLLLTALITFTKKETSSVGEAQKLVAQAADLLSAIHSSIQHGIQSQNDTTKGDHPIMMGFEPLVNQRLLPPTFPRYAKIIKREDMVAYFSKLIERIKTVCDVINTTNLHGILDFFCEFSEQSPCVLSRSLLQTTFLIDNKKVFGTHLMQDMIKDALRYFVSPPVLSYKCCLFNNHQAKDYIDSFVTHCSRPFCSLIQIHGHNRARQRDKLGHILEEFATLQDEAEKVDAALHSLLMKLEPQRQHLACLGTWILYHNLRIMIQYLLSGFELELYSMHEYYYIYWYLSEFLYAWLMSTLSRADSSQMAEERIMEEQVKGRSSKKTKKKKKVRPLTKEITMSQAYQNMCAGMYKTMVALDMDGKVRKPQFELDSEQVRYEHRFAPFNSVVTPPPVHYIQFKEMSDLKKYNPPPGSADLYMAASKHFQQAKLILENVPSPDPEVNRILKVAKPNIVVMKLLAGGHKKETKVLPEFDFSAHKYFPVVKII from the exons ATGGTGATGAAGTCAGCAGTTGAGGATGATGATGCTGGCTGGGGGCTGGGCATCCCAGAAAAGATGAAGAACAATGCCAACTGGGTTAACATTACACATGAATTTAAGGGCGCGTGCAAAG AGTTGAACCTTGGAGAGTTGCTTCATGACAAACT GTTTGGCTTGTTCGAGGCCATGTCAGCCATAGAGATGATGGATCCTAAGATGGACGCAGGGATGATTGGAAACCAGGTCAACAGGAAAGTGCTCAACTTTGAACAAGCTATCAAG GAAGGTGCCATCAAGGTGAAAGACCTTAGTCTTCCTGAACTCATCGGGATAATAGACACATGTTTCTGCTGTTTG ATCACGTGGCTTGAGGGCCACTCCCTGGCGCAGACGGTGTTCACCTGTCTGTACGTCCATAACCCCGACCTGATTGAGGAGCCAGCCCTCAAAGCCTTTGCCCTTGGCATCCTGAAGGTGTGTGACATCGCCCGAGAGAAAGTCAACAAGGCTGCTGTATTTGAGGAG GAGGATTTCCAGGCCATGACCTATGGCTTCAAGATGGCCAATAATGTAACTGACCTGCGGGTGACAG GTATGCTAAAAGACGTGGAGGATGAGTTACAGAGGAAAGTTAAG AGCACGCGCAGTCGACAGGGTGAGCAGCGAGACCCCGAGGTTGAGCTGGAG CATCagcagtttttggcacttttcaATAGAATCAAGTTCACACGCCTTCTACTGACAGCACTGATCACCTTTACCAAGAAAGAG ACCAGCTCGGTAGGCGAGGCTCAAAAGCTTGTGGCTCAGGCAGCGGACCTTTTATCAGCCATTCATTCCAGTATTCAGCACGGCATCCAGTCACAGAATGATACCACTAAaggag ACCACCCCATCATGATGGGCTTTGAGCCCCTGGTAAACCAGAGACTGCTGCCACCTACCTTTCCTCGCTACGCCAAGATCATCAAAAGGGAGGACATGGTGGCCTACTTTAGCAAACTTATAGAACGCATCAAAACCGTCTGTGACGTGATCAACACCACCAACCTGCATGGCATACTG GACTTCTTCTGTGAGTTCAGTGAGCAGTCTCCCTGTGTGCTCTCCAGGTCTCTACTTCAG ACAACATTCCTGATAGATAACAAGAAAGTGTTTGGGACACACCTGATGCAGGACATGATTAAAGATGCTCTGAGATACTTTGTTAGCCCACCTGTCCTCTCCTACAA GTGTTGTCTGTTCAACAACCACCAGGCCAAGGATTACATTGACTCTTTTGTTACGCACTGCTCCAGG CCATTCTGCAGTCTGATCCAGATCCACGGACACAACCGAGCTCGGCAGAGAGACAAGCTGGGTCACATTCTTGAAGAGTTTGCCACACTGCAGGACGAG GCCGAGAAGGTGGATGCAGCCCTGCATAGCTTGCTGATGAAACTTGAGCCTCAGCGGCAGCATCTAGCCTGTCTTGGCACCTGGATCCTCTACCATAACCTGAGGATCATGATCCAATACCTGCTGAGCGGCTTTGAACTGGAGCTGTACAGCATGCACGAGTACTACTACATCTACTG GTACCTGTCTGAGTTCCTTTACGCGTGGCTGATGTCCACTCTGAGCAGAGCCGACTCCTCTCAGATGGCAGAGGAGCGGATCATGGAGGAGCAGGTGAAGGGACGCAGCAGCAAAAAgaccaagaagaagaaaaaag TTCGCCCTCTCACCAAGGAGATCACCATGAGCCAAGCATACCAGAACATGTGTGCTGGCATGTACAAG ACTATGGTAGCTTTGGATATGGACGGGAAGGTGCGTAAGCCTCAGTTTGAGTTGGACAGCGAGCAGGTTCGCTACGAGCATCGCTTTGCCCCCTTCAACAGCGTGGTCACCCCCCCACCTGTGCACTATATCCAGTTCAAG GAGATGTCTGATCTGAAGAAGTACAATCCTCCACCAGGCTCCGCTGACCTCTACATGGCTGCCAGCAAACACTTCCAGCAGGCCAAGCTCATCCTAGAAAATGTGCCCAGCCCAGACCCTGAG GTGAACCGTATACTAAAGGTGGCCAAGCCCAACATTGTAGTTATGAAGCTCCTGGCTGGAGGGCACAAGAAGGAGACCAAG GTGCTCCCAGAATTTGACTTCTCAGCTCACAAGTACTTTCCTGTGGTCAAGATTATCTGA